From a single Apostichopus japonicus isolate 1M-3 chromosome 12, ASM3797524v1, whole genome shotgun sequence genomic region:
- the LOC139977246 gene encoding uncharacterized protein isoform X4: MLPCKIRGTDHTTTSRWKSISIMDQLRLFTCVVLLCALFVCSETKPNRRDTTCEEIRRRSTCADMGYDHTMFPNALGHESADSAEEALNVILSGLASVTGTGDQCYTLIRTFMCHSHVPMCVASSSTMLPPCREMCELLFSECGHIMQTIPQLSSLNCEMAPYSNSDITMPNCAPVSPVVEANVCCPRPFKNVGGACIKILKKARPQKSSVKSCEADGATFAKLAPRDHLIPFLQSELFDTADNMWLGISVEDGARLVWTFDGTEVAPEYLMGGGLSPDDIGSRKTCFILDAEGEIGVADCRNTDAPTLCQVSNECPFGISSTPRVVEVTPPDEGVSNGTSVTSDGEEREEDRDTPFVPLPESGECEAQTMVLCRDLGYTMTRFPNALGMPNQEDAFNELKRWAPLIGIGCSPHMKELLCSLYAPPCMSASSPAQLPCREVCESAKEGCLPQMQKFGHSWPNVINCTKFASYSGSESCYMGSLTVSDSPSGSASGTCELIEDPMCLDFGYSYTMMPNGFGQATQMEASMGMNAFQSLILLGCSPALPSFLCGMFYPVCTNGINVLPCRSLCETARSGCASFVEAIGLEWPPELDCANLQEDELCFNGTSMSEMPGESEESMTPPSGPILGSCEEISSPMCKNLPYSSTSLPNNFGHQSQDAVNAVIVQMLPLVQIECSPHLEELLCLVHFPPCGSLRSQVPCRELCEAAMSGCAPIMSEFGYEWPEYLNCEELPSFSQTTCFMGSIALFDKSNSAEASETCQPLRVPSCSHMPYSFTEIKNTTQEQIETLMQNYLPLIQLGCSSAVIDFFCTIHAPPCFFNGRPSFICREMCEAAIDGCPILQQASADQSVNCNLYASKSSGLCFYEETEMDQPSDSCEEVTVPLCQDMPYYSTSFPNMFGQVSQEDAALEVHLYEPLVQMQCSPHIKEFLCAAYVPMCGPTMRTPCRELCQSARAGCEDLMVNFGFEWPGQLACESLPSSQEDMDCYIGSLQDDSAQTSGTCQPLRVPSCSHMPYNFTEIQDTTQEQIETLMQNYLPLIQLGCSSALTNFFCSIHAPPCTITGMPFFPCREVCEAAIDGCPILQQAPADQSVDCNLFPPRSSGMCVYVETEMDQPSGAECEPLELTACQGFGYTHTAFPNYLAQQSQSEAALFANIFDSIENTGECADVFLEYACQLLAPRCVGEPMRRVPPCRQLCERTRSACASLFDSEDLSSIIDCETLDAFGSYCEDDENIGDSCEEVTVPLCQDMPYYSTSFPNMFGLVSQEHAALEVHMYTPLVKVQCSPHLKEFLCAAYVPMCSPTMRTPCRELCQSARAGCENLMVDFGFEWPGKLACESFPSSQEDMDCYIGSLQDDSAQTSETCQPLRVPSCSHMPYNYTEMQNTTQEQIETLMQNYLPLIQLGCSSALTNFFCSIHAPPCSVNGMPSFPCREMCEAAIDGCPILQQAPADQSVDCNLFPPRSSGMCVYVETEMDQPSEPIFANVTYIATQPPSLCEPVAVSMCAELGFHFTTSQQEASATEMNGEMSNIMPLVQSMCSPLLLPLTCSAYTPRCDPLTGGVEMPCREICRDVLKDCKKVLKGIGIEAPSFLSCKRYPSNEDSACVMDIAPPLEPIIAEYTRTDTSLTISVEQPEGTYGIPGRGFSGYNIIHDMGVVSQDSDGSRTDITFDLTPEQSLHHIVVTVVPFNGFGEGRATDILTKSDMSMPRPGNLQVSPQPDEDGSYQLTNTALNTFACSNAADDVMAYPEWSRNGIKVEVESVESASYHVVRYGERTTVLIVTKVDSAIYTCSLEGESEVRRLQLKLPCEGITQPFCGYESIQLPNFYGHTSESEAISDAMAFVTLIQAQCSENLFNFVCATYTPMCDAPVPVLCRELCESAMRECSEVITATNFQWPDQASCENFPSMADGNCYSGSNPEPGAEPEPEPEVYPEPEPEMTPEPETEPMPNATDSGSSNAAQPPVVLKKRRYDISEQGVSGKFQGWADVQGQGAANDYCRVLKFRKKRFYLACALAGSDDELSYTSPDIRSGDFDEGFKDTWYMKDEDGDGRDDFCRCIDGTDTPYVSCMRAGDDGFEGHYDFTPTESVTPINCQKIRVNPFLGHPQIDN; encoded by the exons ATGCTACCCTGCAAGATCAGAGGTACAGATCATACGACCACCTCTCGCTGGAAGTCTATTTCGATCATGGATCAGCTTAGGCTCTTTACCTGTGTAGTCCTTCTATGCG cCCTCTTTGTTTGCTCGGAAACCAAACCAAACCGTCGAGACACAACATGCGAGGAGATCAGGCGAAGATCGACATGTGCTGACATGGGCTATGATCACACAATGTTCCCAAACGCTCTTGGCCATGAGTCGGCAGATTCTGCGGAAGAAGCATTAAATGTAATTCTCTCCGGATTAGCCAGCGTAACTGGCACTGGAGACCAATGCTATACCTTAATACGTACATTCATGTGCCATTCGCATGTGCCCATGTGCGTTGCCAGCTCATCTACAATGCTGCCACCATGCAG GGAAATGTGCGAGTTACTGTTTTCAGAGTGCGGTCATATTATGCAGACTATTCCACAACTTTCTAGTCTTAATTGTGAAATGGCGCCATACTCTAACAGTGATATAACCATGCCAAATTGTGCCCCCGTTTCTCCTGTTGTTGAAG CAAATGTTTGCTGCCCTCGACCCTTCAAAAATGTGGGTGGCGCCTGCATTAAAATACTGAAGAAAGCACGGCCACAAAAGTCATCGGTAAAGAGCTGCGAAGCAGATGGTGCTACCTTTGCCAAACTCGCTCCTCGAGATCATCTGATT CCATTTCTTCAGTCAGAATTGTTCGACACTGCCGACAACATGTGGCTGGGAATCAGTGTTGAAGATGGCGCTCGATTGGTTTGGACTTTCGATGGTACAGAAGTTGCTCCTGA ATATTTGATGGGCGGAGGTCTGTCTCCGGACGACATTGGTAGCAGGAAAACTTGTTTCATTCTGGATGCTGAAGGCGAAATAGGAGTAGCTGATTGCAGAAATACTGACGCTCCTACTCTTTGCCAGGTCTCAAACGAATGCCCGTTTGGCATAA GTAGCACACCACGAGTTGTAGAGGTAACACCACCTGATGAGGGAGTTTCCAACGGCACCTCCGTCACCTCCGATggagaagaaagagaagagGATCGAGACACACCTTTTGTGCCTCTTCCAGAATCAGGAGAATGTGAAGCACAGACAATGGTTCTTTGTCGTGATCTGGGGTACACAATGACTCGCTTTCCAAACGCACTCGGAATGCCGAATCAAGAGGATGCCTTCAACGAGTTGAAGAGATGGGCTCCTCTCATAGGGATAGGCTGTTCGCCTCACATGAAGGAACTTCTCTGTTCTCTCTACGCTCCACCATGTATGTCTGCTTCCTCCCCAGCACAACTTCCATGTCGAGAGGTTTGTGAATCTGCAAAGGAAGGATGTCTCCCACAGATGCAAAAATTTGGACACAGTTGGCCAAATGTGATCAATTGCACAAAATTTGCTTCCTACAGCGGTTCTGAGTCGTGCTACATGGGGTCATTAACAGTGTCAGACTCACCATCTG gcTCAGCGTCTGGTACATGTGAGCTAATTGAAGATCCAATGTGTCTTGACTTTGGATATAGCTACACGATGATGCCTAATGGATTTGGTCAAGCCACCCAAATGGAAGCCAGCATGGGTATGAATGCATTCCAGTCACTCATTCTTCTTGGTTGTTCACCGGCCCTTCCAAGTTTCCTTTGTGGCATGTTTTATCCAGTGTGTACGAATGGCATTAACGTTCTGCCGTGCAGAAGTCTCTGTGAGACCGCTCGCTCTGGGTGTGCATCATTTGTTGAAGCCATTGGCTTGGAATGGCCTCCTGAGCTTGACTGTGCCAACTTACAAGAAGACGAACTGTGCTTTAACGGAACTTCAATGTCAGAAATGCCAGGCGAATCAGAAGAATCAATGACACCACCCTCAG GACCGATATTGGGATCTTGCGAGGAGATATCTTCACCCATGTGCAAGAACTTACCATACTCATCTACGTCGTTACCAAACAACTTTGGTCATCAATCTCAGGATGCCGTGAATGCAGTAATCGTGCAAATGTTACCTCTCGTTCAAATCGAGTGTTCTCCCCACCTCGAGGAGCTTCTTTGCTTAGTACATTTTCCTCCCTGTGGGTCTTTACGATCACAGGTTCCATGCCGTGAGTTATGTGAGGCTGCAATGAGTGGATGTGCCCCCATAATGAGTGAATTCGGATATGAATGGCCTGAATATTTGAATTGTGAAGAGCTTCCGTCTTTCAGCCAAACCACCTGCTTCATGGGCAGCATAGCTCTATTCGATAAGTCCA ACTCGGCAGAAGCCAGCGAAACTTGTCAACCACTCCGTGTTCCATCTTGCTCTCACATGCCTTACAGCTTTACTGAAATTAAAAACACAACACAGGAGCAGATTGAAACACTGATGCAAAATTACCTTCCTCTAATTCAGCTTGGTTGTTCTTCGGCGGTGATTGACTTTTTTTGTACTATACATGCGCCCCCCTGTTTTTTCAATGGAAGACCCAGCTTCATTTGTCGAGAAATGTGTGAAGCCGCTATAGATGGCTGTCCTATTCTGCAGCAAGCATCTGCAGACCAGTCAGTGAATTGTAACTTATATGCGTCGAAATCGTCTGGTTTGTGTTTCTACGAGGAGACAGAAATGGACCAACCATCAG ATTCTTGTGAAGAAGTCACAGTTCCCTTATGTCAGGATATGCCATATTATTCGACGTCATTCCCAAACATGTTTGGTCAAGTAAGCCAGGAAGATGCCGCACTTGAAGTTCATCTGTACGAGCCTCTCGTTCAGATGCAATGTTCACCACATATAAAAGAGTTTCTTTGCGCAGCCTACGTCCCTATGTGTGGTCCCACAATGCGCACACCTTGCAGAGAGCTGTGTCAAAGTGCACGAGCGGGATGTGAAGACCTCATGGTCAATTTTGGATTTGAATGGCCTGGACAGCTAGCCTGTGAATCTCTTCCTTCCTCTCAGGAGGATATGGATTGTTACATAGGAAGCCTACAAGATG ACTCGGCACAAACCAGCGGAACTTGTCAACCACTCCGTGTTCCATCTTGCTCTCACATGCCTTACAACTTTACTGAAATTCAAGACACAACACAGGAGCAGATTGAAACACTGATGCAAAATTACCTTCCTCTAATACAGCTAGGTTGTTCTTCGGCATTGACTAACTTTTTCTGTAGTATACATGCGCCCCCATGTACTATCACTGGCATGCCCTTCTTCCCTTGTCGAGAAGTGTGTGAAGCCGCTATAGATGGCTGTCCTATTCTGCAGCAAGCACCTGCAGACCAGTCAGTGGATTGTAATCTCTTTCCGCCGAGATCGTCTGGTATGTGTGTCTACGTGGAGACCGAAATGGACCAACCATCAG GCGCAGAGTGTGAACCTTTAGAACTGACTGCATGCCAAGGTTTTGGGTACACGCATACCGCATTCCCAAATTACCTTGCTCAACAATCACAATCAGAGGCAGCATTGTTTGCGAACATATTTGATTCGATTGAGAATACCGGAGAATGTGCGGACGTCTTTCTCGAGTATGCTTGTCAGCTTTTAGCGCCTAGGTGTGTTGGGGAACCCATGAGGAGGGTACCACCTTGTAGGCAACTATGTGAGAGAACTCGTAGTGCCTGTGCAAGCCTATTTGATTCAGAAGATTTGAGCTCGATAATTGATTGTGAAACACTCGACGCCTTTGGATCTTATTGTGAAGATGATGAAAATATCGGTG ATTCTTGTGAAGAAGTCACAGTTCCCTTATGTCAGGATATGCCATATTATTCGACGTCATTCCCAAACATGTTTGGTCTAGTAAGCCAGGAACATGCCGCACTTGAAGTTCATATGTACACTCCTCTCGTTAAGGTGCAATGTTCACCACATTTGAAAGAGTTTCTTTGCGCAGCCTACGTCCCTATGTGTAGTCCCACAATGCGCACACCTTGCAGAGAACTGTGTCAAAGTGCACGAGCGGGATGTGAAAACCTCATGGTCGATTTTGGATTTGAATGGCCTGGAAAGCTAGCCTGTGAATCTTTTCCTTCCTCTCAGGAGGATATGGATTGTTACATAGGAAGCCTACAAGATG ACTCGGCACAAACCAGCGAAACTTGTCAACCACTCCGTGTTCCATCTTGCTCTCACATGCCTTACAACTATACTGAGATGCAAAACACAACACAGGAGCAGATTGAAACACTGATGCAAAATTACCTTCCTCTAATACAGCTAGGTTGTTCTTCGGCATTGACTAACTTTTTCTGTAGTATACATGCGCCCCCATGTAGTGTCAATGGAATGCCCAGCTTCCCTTGTCGAGAAATGTGTGAAGCCGCTATAGATGGCTGTCCTATTCTGCAGCAAGCACCTGCAGACCAGTCAGTGGATTGTAATCTCTTTCCGCCGAGATCGTCTGGTATGTGTGTCTACGTGGAGACCGAAATGGACCAACCATCAG AGCCTATATTCGCCAATGTAACCTACATAGCAACTCAACCACCGTCTCTCTGCGAGCCCGTAGCGGTAAGCATGTGCGCAGAACTCGGTTTCCATTTCACTACATCCCAGCAGGAGGCGTCAGCGACAGAAATGAACGGTGAAATGTCAAACATCATGCCGCTTGTTCAATCAATGTGCTCTCCATTGCTTCTTCCACTGACGTGTAGCGCATATACGCCAAGATGTGACCCCCTCACTGGTGGGGTAGAAATGCCTTGTCGTGAAATCTGCAGGGATGTGCTGAAAGATTGTAAGAAGGTTTTGAAGGGCATAGGAATCGAGGCACCATCGTTCCTCTCTTGTAAACGTTATCCGTCGAATGAAGATAGCGCTTGCGTAATGG ACATAGCGCCACCACTTGAACCAATAATTGCAGAATACACGCGTACGGATACGTCGTTAACTATAAGCGTAGAGCAGCCCGAAGGAACTTATGGAATTCCTGGGCGTGGTTTCTCAGGTTACAATATCATCCACGATATGGGAGTGGTGAGTCAAGACTCAGATGGAAGCCGAACAgatataacctttgacctcacacCCGAACAGAGTCTGCACCATATCGTGGTAACAGTCGTTCCATTCAACGGGTTTGGAGAAGGCCGTGCCACGGACATTTTAACCAAGTCCGACATGTCCATGCCAAGAC CTGGAAATCTTCAAGTTTCACCACAACCTGACGAAGACGGGTCTTACCAACTGACGAATACAGCACTGAACACATTTGCCTGTAGTAACGCAGCCGATGACGTCATGGCATATCCTGAATGGTCACGTAATGGCATTAAAGTAGAAGTTGAATCTGTTGAAT CTGCCAGCTACCATGTAGTGAGATATGGTGAACGTACCACTGTGCTTATTGTTACCAAAGTCGACTCTGCGATTTACACATGCAGTTTGGAAGGCGAATCCGAAGTTAGAAGATTACAGTTAAAAC TACCATGTGAAGGAATAACTCAACCATTTTGTGGCTATGAGTCTATTCAGCTACCAAACTTCTATGGCCACACGTCTGAGTCCGAAGCTATCTCCGATGCTATGGCATTTGTAACGTTGATTCAAGCTCAGTGTTCTGAGAATCTCTTCAATTTTGTCTGTGCGACATATACCCCCATGTGTGATGCACCAGTGCCGGTACTATGCCGCGAATTGTGTGAATCTGCTATGAGAGAATGCTCAGAAGTCATAACAGCTACCAATTTCCAATGGCCTGATCAAGCGTCGTGTGAGAACTTTCCTTCCATGGCAGATGGCAATTGCTATTCTGGGAGCAATCCTGAACCAGGCGCTGAGCCTGAACCAGAACCGGAAGTGTACCCCGAACCGGAACCAGAAATGACCCCCGAACCGGAAACTGAACCGATGCCCAATGCAACAG ATTCGGGTTCATCTAATGCTGCTCAACCTCCTGTCGTTCTCAAGAAACGTCGTTATGACATCTCAGAGCAAGGTGTATCTGGCAAGTTCCAAGGATGGGCAGATGTGCAGGGACAAGGCGCTGCCAATGATTATTGCAG AGTTCTCAAATTTAGAAAGAAGAGGTTCTACCTTGCCTGTGCTCTAGCAGGTTCCGACGATGAGTTGAGCTACACATCACCTGACATACGCTCAGGTGACTTCGACGAAGGTTTCAAAGATACCTGGTATATGAAAGACGAAGATGGCGACGGGCGAGACGATTTCTGCAG GTGTATCGATGGTACTGACACTCCCTACGTATCGTGCATGCG